In Heliangelus exortis chromosome 12, bHelExo1.hap1, whole genome shotgun sequence, the genomic stretch TTTGAATCTCACTGGAGTTTGACCCGTATCTAAAACTACTCCTGGCACCTAACTGTGGAGTTTCTTACAGCTAGAAATGAATTGGCCAGTGAAGTATTACTGCTGTTAGGTGTTTTATAAAGATTTCTCAAACTGCAGTCCTGTTGCAGCTTTATTAACTTAAGTGTGGGAGCTTTCCCTCAAACTCATCAAGTCATTTCAGTACGTGGGATGCTTGAACCTATTTTACATCCACTTGGAAAGTGGTTTTTCTCTCCAGTTTGTtaggttggggaaaaaaacaaaatcaaacccaaacaCCAACATAGAGTAAGCACAACCTCAGGTTGGCaagtcagaaatattttcccttaaAGAAATGAGCTCCTTTGCAGTACAGAGTCAGTTTGAGCCTTGGTCCTTCTGAAGCAGATGGATGTGTATTTGGGGAGCAGCTTTGCAGACATCAGTCAGGCCTCTCAGCTGCACTAAACAAGTCCTGTGTGATTAAAATCCCAGTGCATCAAGGGCCCAGGAATGCTTACTTCATGTTAAACACAACCAGGACTGAGGGAAAGCCAGACTTGTGGGACTCAAGTTTTGGGCTTAACAAAATCAAGGTTTGCAATGCTCTCCTGTGGTGCAAATCAGAGTaaacacaaaggaaataaacaaGCTACCACGGGTTATAAAAGAGAACTTGTACTTAATATGAGTTATATTGTCTTACATGTTGCACTTAAACTGTTTTAAAGACCATATAAAGACCTCATATTTCAAACCAAAGAGTTTTGGACTGCCCACACAGTCAACAAATAACTGAAACTATGCAATCAAATCCTCTGATGGCTTTTGGAAAGTTCCAGTCAGAAGGAATTAAGGCATACCCCAAAAGTTAGAGGGTTATTTAAATAACCTAAAACTCATCTGAAACAACATTTTGTAATAAACTGATGAGGAAATCCACACCTCAATCAGCTTGCAAGTTCACTTACTCAAGATTTTCCTGCTTGGCAGATCATTATAGAGCTGTTCAGCATTGATCTGTAGAGCCCTGTAAAACTCCTGACAGTGTCTgtctcctttcttctgaaggtGCTTTAGCAGCTCTGAGAGCCTGGTGTGAAGTGATGCCTTTGGATTCCGGAActgtaagagaaaaaattcCCATCAGACAAGAGACTGGATCAGCTGGAGAACGAGTTTACATCACTTTGCAGTTTGCCAGGGAGTAAAGATCTGGAGCTTGGTTTGTATTTGCCAAAAGAATGGGCCAAAAAAATAAGGAAACCCCAAAAAGGACAAACATGCATTGCACAGTGGCTTTTAAAACACTGAGCACCTTGATGAAGagcatattctttttttctccctaatgAAGTGACAGTTATTCTGTGTTTCATGTTCTCCCTGCATGCAAACTAACATGGCACTTGCTCTGCAACAATTTCATCCTGATAGCTgttgaaagaaaatatcaacaaaatttcttgtaaagttttgttttcaagcTTTCCCTTACTTGCCTAGTAGTGATCACACAGAAAGGTGCCTTACactggttttaaactgaaagagggtagatttaggttagatattaggaaaaaattcttcaccatgagggtggtaagatactggaatagtTTGCTGATGcttcccatccctggcagtgttcaaggccaggttggatgggggcTTGTGATATTTAGGGTCCCTTTCAACCCTAATCACCCTGTGATTCTACACTGCTTGTGGTAGTCCCAACACTGGAGTGTTCATCATCCCAAGATCCCATCTCACTGTTTCCACCACCATGAACTGCTCCATACCCAGTGCCATGCATACAAATTCTCATCactcaggcagctgcagcagaaaccaCTTCTTTCCTGTAGTCCAAAATTAGCTGGATATTAGGAGTCCTTACAAAGTGAATGAAAACACATACCCAGCCTTACAGATATCAAACTGATGTCATCTTATGTGGAAAACACCCAAAGCCAGTCCCAGCAAAGCATTATCTTTCAGAGAAGCACAGCAGATACTTTGTGGGATCAACTGGATTTTGGGGATCAACTGGAGTCCAAGATGCCTTATACAGCACTCCCTATCCTGACAGAACTTTCCCAAGGACTGTGGGATGGAGCTGAGATTCTAAGCACCCTAAACACTCAGCAGAGATGACAGAAACTTGCCTGGACTCATGCAAAAGTAGTTAATTTCTGTCTGCTAAGTGCAGAAGACACAAGTCACATCTCACAGATTCTTTATGTGTTTATCTTGAAGCTCTTGCAGGAATGGGATGATCTCAAATCCTGTGTCACAGTGGTTATCACAGCTGTGTGGCCAGACTGGCTCAGCTGACAATCTGCACCACCAGAACTCTACTCATCCCCATGGAGTCTGATTAtgaattagatttttttttctaatgttaaAATACTGATATGCCAGCACCCTGACCCTGGCTCAGACAGTGAGGAGAGAAGGGGTAAGCACACACTGCTCTAATTAAGGTCTGGGAAGCTGTTTAGTGACTTTACCTTTCCCCCCACTCATctttaaaagctctttttccCTAAGAGCAGCTATCCCTCTTCAAAAGCTTCATGGCAGGAGGGTGGGCTTCCTCCATACATCACAGCACCACTGGAAGATGTTACTAACTCCATCCActccccacagctcccacaCCTTTAGGTGGGACTAATGCCCCCCCTTCCTCCACCAATACAGCTATTAATCACATTAATCAGCAACTAAGACTGATGAAGCTGATAGGGATGACTCTGGGGGCACAGCTGGCTGCAGCACAGATCATCTGACATGACACTCCAGGCCAAGtcccaggaggaggcagggtgGAGGGGCTCTGATAGTGCACACTTGTGCACACATGGTGCCAGCCCTCGTGGCAGGGACTCTGGCActaagctgctgctgctgctgtgtcccctcATAACCACTTGGCACAGGGAAGGTGCCAGCCCTGTGACTTCTCCTCTGATATGAGATCCCAGATAGAAGTGGTCAGCAAGTGAGAGGTGAGCAAGATGGGCTCCATGTGGCACCAGGAGTCAAGTCAGGAGAAGGGCAGCTGAGCTACTGACTCACAGCAACAATGCAACCTTCAGAGACAGAGTAAAACTCCTCAGATtaccttttctgcttctgcattgGTAAGAATTTGAGGGTAGACTCTGTTAAGctgaagaataattttatcAACCACTTGCTCATTCAGTCTGCTGTTGCTGGTGAGGAAATAGATGTCGTGCTGCAGGCGGTGACAGTATGACTggtctggaaagaaaagacacaaagaacaaaGGACAGCAGTTATTAGCAagccattttttaaatctctacatttccttttcctaatgGTGGTTAAACACCTAAGATAAAATTACCACCATCCTGTAATTTTACAAAGCTGAACTATCTGttagagaaacaaaacacagtcaTGTGCTTTCAGAGACCCATCCACTTAGAATTACACACATCTGAACTCCTGGCTGGTCACTTGTGCTGCCTCTTTCCTAGATGAAAAAGTTCTAAATTCTTTAGATGTCAAGCACTGATGCATTTTTAATCTAACCCAGCCCTGAAGTTGTTAAACTGAAGATAGATTTTCTACCATTTATGAAGTCACATTATGGAGTTCAATGTGTTTTAGAAATTTTGTGATGTAAATATTTAACAGAGAGAGGTTCTCTCTGCTGCAGAATGGTAAAAGGATATAACTCTGGCTTCAAATTCTGTACATGTGTGATGCTGGGATATGGCAGCATCCCAGGACTTTTCCTGCCGagggaggcagggcaggggccTGATGGAGCTGCCCCTCTTTGGCCCAAACCTCTCCCAGTGCCCAGGGAGTTTCTGGACACCTTTGGTCCAGGGAGACTGCAGCAGCTGGCTCAGCAGAAACTGCCCAGACTGCAAAAACACTGGAACATCAGGAACATGCCAAAGAGCTAGGAAGTTTCTTCAGGGAGGGACTTCTGCCTTTACTTGAGGAAGAAGGGGGGAGAAAGAGCATTTCTTTGAAACACAGTACATTTTAACCCTGGAAACACACTCAAACACACATACAAATAAAACACATCCTTTTGTGTTAACCTGAGCCTCTGCAAATACACAAATACAACTTGCTGTTGGGTTAGGCACCATTTCCACTTGACAGCAATGGATTTTGCAGGAGCACAGCCTTCCCTAGAGCTCTTTGTCTCTAGAAAAAGATACAGCCCCAGACTGGTTCCATGGGTCACTGTGCCCTTACCAGATTTAGGAAGAGAATGTCTATGACAGGATCAGAAATAAGTGGTAAGATGTCAGCACAGCACTTCCCGACcgagcagcacagaaaacaaaaccagaacaccCCCACTGCCACCACACCCCCAGCACATTCCCCATTTCAAGCAAATGCACAGGGTTTATGGCATTCTGGCTCCCAGAATATACACAACCATCAGCCCTTTGTGCCCTGCAAATTAGAGAAGatcaacaaaaggaaaagattggCAGGATGCACTTCACCTACATACAGCCCTTGCTTTTTCTACACTGaatgttttgggggggttttggttggttggttgttgtttttttttatcccactgccctttttctgcagctgtgcagcACTAACTGCATTTACAGTAAAGAGATTGGGAAAACCTCTCAGTGTGGCCATCATCACACACCAGTAACTTCTCCAGTGTCACTTCTGTCCAAATAAAACCAGGCAACTACTGATGCTGCAGAGATCTGTGACTCCACAGGCACCAGAGGATTTCAGCTCCATTCTCACTTTTTATACCACCACCATGGTTTTGCCACATGTTTTTAATGCCTTGCTTCTCCATGGCTTGCTGCCAAGGCAGCTCTGGAGTGTGCTGTCAGAAACACACTGCCTGACATACTTGCTGTGCAACTCTCTTTTGATGCAAGAAGTTCCACGTTATCTGATTCAGGGTTGAGATCAAACTTCTCCTCTTCAGATCAGCTCATTGGCATGCACAAAAGGCTGAGGCAAGGACCAGGAGACTGTGAAGTTGAGTCTGTTCATGCAAATACTTTTTTGGAGACTGAAGTACCAAACTCCCTgcagcttcctcctccttctgcctcAGCTACATGATTTGTAGTGATTTTCCGTGTCACCAACAACTCTGTATCTTCTGGAAACTTACAAACAACAGGCATTAAACCAGGGTCTTACAGCTAGCAGAGCAATTAAATTTCAAGTAACACCACGACTttcaaacaacaaaccacagcAAGTGCTAAAAGCATGACAAGGATCCTGCAGAACGAGTgtacaaagtaaaataaaagaaggatCAAATTGCcatctccttcccttcttcttctctctctgccttgtCATTACTGATCCCCACACAGGCAGCAGGCAGAATTCTGTCAGCTGCAGTCACACCCAGGAAGTTCAGTGGCAACTGCAGATTGCATTTCCATCTTCTGAGCAGTCAGGAGCACTCTATactgctgcagctctcttcatttaaattaaaattaaattaaaattaaattaaatataaattttatttatttatttatttatttattaaattttaaaagtcctACCCAGGACTTTTTGCTGCCACCTGAAACCTGGGCACTGGTGTATGAGCCTCACTGAGATTTCAGCAAGATTTTCTTCACATCTaagccagaaggcaggagaCAGAGAAAGACACAATGCCCTGGGCCTCTCTGGCTAAACTTTGCCCTGGCTCAAGACATCAAGATGCTCAAGATGCTTCTTCCATCCAAGGGGCTGCTCCATTTTTCAAGCAGCAATCATGAAGCCACTTGCTCCCTTCCCATTCCCACAGAGATGTTGCATCTGTCTGCACCTTCACCTCTTTCAAATTACTTCAGTTCAGTACCTAGGATGGGGTGCAAGTTTTAACATTTCCTGAAGAGAAGTCAGCAAGCTCAACACTTGCTGaataaaaacagagcaaaaatatttcacccTTCCAGCTTCACTTCTCACTCCTAAACTCTTTTgtctctcctccagctctgagaAATCTCTGCCCAAACCACACAAGGAATTTCCTGCAGGCTTCCAGTAGAGCTGAGAAGTGAAACTTCCCACCCACCAGTGCAGAATTGTGCCCCAGATACTAAATTTGaagaaaactaacaaaaaaaaggtCTCAGCAATCCTGGCAGCTGGAACCAGCCCCCTGCTTTAGCACGATAAGGGTATCTGGAAAGCACACGTGTGCATTTGAAGACACCCACCTCTGGCAGCTCTGCTATGGCATGGACTTGCTCCCATTTACCACTGGTGAAGGCCCAGTTATGGGCCACAAAAACATCCATGCTGAGAGGTTTAATCACCAGTGCTCAGAGCAGCACCTTTTTAATACTGAACACTAATTTAAAGTAACAGAAACCCCAAACCAGGCAGCTTCCCAACTGCAGCAAAGCTACTGATGTGCTGTCAGGTTTTAAGAATTCAGGGAGTGGTTGTTTGGGATGTTTTGCATATCCACCTTTTATCTCACTGTCTCAGAGATACTGCAAGGAAAATTAAAGATCTTTATGCTAAGAAAACCTTGTTTTTAAGCAGGAGCTTCCCCAGCACAAAAAGGGCAGTCATGCCCTTAGCCAATACTTGTCCAAAAAGTTCAGAGCATCAAAATTGGGAAAGCAGGTCAATGAGCCACAGCTTGCAGGTCAGGCATCACATCACGAGGCATTTCCACACCCTCAGACTGGTGATTGCATCTAAATCCctatttcaatttaattttactgCACTTACACCTTCTCCTCTACCAGAACATGAATCTAACTGGGCTTAATCCTCTCCACAGGTTTTGGACCAGCCACAGGTTTGCTCAAGCTATAGTGGGGGTGTCTGCAGGCTTGGGCTGGAGGCCT encodes the following:
- the CARD19 gene encoding caspase recruitment domain-containing protein 19 isoform X2; its protein translation is MADQSYCHRLQHDIYFLTSNSRLNEQVVDKIILQLNRVYPQILTNAEAEKFRNPKASLHTRLSELLKHLQKKGDRHCQEFYRALQINAEQLYNDLPSRKILKTTDSTEIDTDKEKYMLNDRGPVFFLACFSVAAGFALFWYCYSSDTKVIGRARRILGFSPIIIGRHVRNICMLYLEDISRN
- the CARD19 gene encoding caspase recruitment domain-containing protein 19 isoform X3; translated protein: MLYRTYQSYCHRLQHDIYFLTSNSRLNEQVVDKIILQLNRVYPQILTNAEAEKFRNPKASLHTRLSELLKHLQKKGDRHCQEFYRALQINAEQLYNDLPSRKILSPVFFLACFSVAAGFALFWYCYSSDTKVIGRARRILGFSPIIIGRHVRNICMLYLEDISRN
- the CARD19 gene encoding caspase recruitment domain-containing protein 19 isoform X1 yields the protein MLYRTYQSYCHRLQHDIYFLTSNSRLNEQVVDKIILQLNRVYPQILTNAEAEKFRNPKASLHTRLSELLKHLQKKGDRHCQEFYRALQINAEQLYNDLPSRKILKTTDSTEIDTDKEKYMLNDRGPVFFLACFSVAAGFALFWYCYSSDTKVIGRARRILGFSPIIIGRHVRNICMLYLEDISRN